A window from Primulina huaijiensis isolate GDHJ02 chromosome 11, ASM1229523v2, whole genome shotgun sequence encodes these proteins:
- the LOC140988390 gene encoding uncharacterized mitochondrial protein AtMg00860-like produces MSIVGHIISRDGVEVDPSKVEAFRDWLVPKSVTEIRSFLGLAGYYQNFIQGFSPIAEPMTALTNKNSKFIWGSECQENFDRLKQELTTTPVVAMPSGQQEFVLYTDALKLGLDAVLMQHDRVIAYASRQLKAKIQRLKLAVYAKGNAPSLSTLIVQSTLRDRI; encoded by the exons ATGTCAATCGTGGGCCACATCATATCCCGAGATGGAGTAGAGgttgatcccagtaaggttgaggcaTTCCGAGATTGGCTAGTGCCTAAGAGTgtgacagagatccgcagtttcttggggTTGGCTGGGTACTACCAGAAtttcattcagggattctctcCTATTGCAGAACCTATGACCGCTTTGACAAATAAGAATTCTAAATTCATTTGGGGATCAGAGTGCCAGGAGAATTTTGACAGGCTGAAGCAGGAATTGACTACAACACCAGTTGTAGCTATGCCGTCAGGGCAACAAGAGTTTGTGCTTTACACCGATGCTTTGAAGCTCGGTTTGGatgcagttctgatgcaacatgacAGGGTTATAGCCTACGCGTCCAGACAgctgaag GCAAAGATTCAGAGGCTTAagcttgcagtttatgccaAGGGCAATGCCCCTAGTCTTTCTACACTGATAGTGCAGTCGACACTGAGGGACAGGATCTGA
- the LOC140988392 gene encoding uncharacterized protein, producing the protein MDLGFRVSIPSGDKLFTSQVVKRLELRLQKNTVQADLVVLPLPEFDIIFDMDWLSSNGAAIDFRRRSVSVRPLSGQPFIFEAARHQQMPHIISCICARKLMRRCCQAFLASIVTVTEPVSQRLKDVELVRDFPSIFPDNVSGVPPDREVYFSIEMIPGTVSISKASYRLAPA; encoded by the coding sequence ATGGATTTGGGATTCAGAGTGTCGATTCCGTCCGGAGATAAGTTGTTTACCTCGCAGGTAgtgaagagattggagcttcggttACAGAAAAATACGGTGCAGGCAGATTTGGTTGTGCTACCGTTGCCggagtttgatattatttttgatatGGACTGGCTTTCTTCGAACGGAGCCGCTATAGATTTCCGACGGAGGTCAGTATCTGTCCGACCGCTTAGTGGTCAGCCATTTATTTTTGAGGCAGCCAGACACCAGCAGATGCCGcacatcatttcttgcatatgtgcgaggaagctcatGAGAAGATGCTGCCAGGCATTTTTGGCGAGTATTGTGACAGTGACCGAGCCAGTCAGTCAGAGGCTAAAGGACGTCGAGCTGGTCAGGGATTTCCCCAGCATTTTCCCGGACAATGTTTCAGGCGTTCCACCAGACCGAGAGGTTTATTTCTCTATCGAGATGATTCCAGGTACAGTGTCAATTTCTAAGGCAtcctatcgtctagcacctgctTAG